One part of the uncultured Celeribacter sp. genome encodes these proteins:
- a CDS encoding ABC transporter permease subunit, with the protein MTALQKQVWAYLALLLLIPAWFLAHQNTTFIESPVTVAKALPHFLSDPATWTNIGITLARVVFGLLMGVAAGFVAAFAMTRSRLLGDVLSYYVTAALRTPSAIAAILALAIFKGSEAGYVLVVAFITFPYMAVGLRDGLASADHDLDEMAQVYHLGLLTKIHHVWAPFVAPYIFSALRNAHALAWKVIVVAEIFGAAKTGFGAKFEHAWSYMIMIEVHLWLLVFMAIVLFAEYGLIRTAEKYVFRWR; encoded by the coding sequence ATGACCGCTCTTCAAAAGCAGGTTTGGGCCTATTTGGCCCTCCTGCTCCTCATCCCCGCATGGTTTCTGGCGCACCAGAATACCACATTTATCGAAAGCCCCGTCACTGTCGCTAAGGCATTGCCGCATTTCTTGTCTGATCCGGCGACCTGGACGAATATCGGCATTACGCTCGCGCGTGTCGTATTCGGCTTGCTTATGGGGGTTGCCGCGGGGTTCGTGGCCGCCTTCGCTATGACCCGTTCGCGCCTGTTGGGCGATGTTCTGAGTTACTATGTGACCGCCGCGCTGCGCACGCCAAGTGCAATTGCTGCAATTCTGGCTTTGGCAATCTTCAAAGGTTCCGAGGCGGGCTATGTCCTTGTCGTGGCCTTCATCACTTTTCCCTATATGGCTGTCGGCCTGCGGGACGGCTTGGCCAGCGCCGATCACGATCTTGATGAAATGGCGCAGGTGTATCACCTCGGGCTTTTGACCAAGATCCATCATGTCTGGGCACCTTTTGTGGCCCCTTACATTTTCTCCGCGCTTCGCAATGCCCATGCATTGGCGTGGAAGGTGATTGTCGTGGCCGAGATTTTCGGTGCGGCGAAAACCGGGTTTGGCGCGAAGTTCGAACATGCGTGGAGCTACATGATCATGATCGAGGTCCATCTGTGGCTGCTCGTCTTCATGGCCATCGTGTTGTTCGCCGAATACGGCCTGATCCGCACCGCCGAAAAATATGTCTTCCGCTGGCGCTGA
- a CDS encoding ABC transporter substrate-binding protein: MKRFILGGLTATAMTCLSAQVSAQDLPEVTLQAVAGSLGGVPMMIIEGEGLDEKYGFDGTFEYLPHEGIFQNFLIGNADVSMDNDLLGVAFAREEGFDITSFYPVGNLYLGIVVPGGSEAQTPEDLKGKKVGHFGADSGTTMFIRLIVEEMYGFDVLEEYDLSQVGPAALVSLLKEGEVDAIFDFESFVSEAIVATDGHYLLQAYSDYADFTGGFAPWITNMVAHGDWLKDNPELAYGVRDAYDEAVVLLEETNYEILRKPYIREKLGITSDAVLDVLIENGANHEYFTTDWSEDKRAAAMDFLEKLAEDGEVLTNVPDGMMVTLEDYVGPRP; encoded by the coding sequence ATGAAACGCTTTATCCTTGGCGGTCTGACTGCGACCGCCATGACCTGCCTCTCTGCGCAGGTCTCTGCTCAAGATTTGCCTGAAGTAACCCTTCAGGCTGTCGCCGGAAGTCTCGGTGGCGTGCCAATGATGATCATCGAAGGGGAGGGCCTCGATGAGAAGTATGGCTTTGACGGCACGTTCGAATATTTGCCGCATGAAGGCATTTTCCAGAACTTCCTGATCGGCAATGCCGATGTTTCTATGGACAATGATCTTCTTGGCGTCGCTTTTGCCCGGGAAGAGGGTTTTGACATCACCTCCTTCTATCCGGTCGGCAACCTTTATCTTGGTATTGTCGTGCCGGGTGGCTCTGAGGCGCAGACACCTGAAGACCTGAAAGGTAAAAAGGTCGGCCATTTTGGTGCAGACAGCGGCACCACCATGTTCATTCGTTTGATCGTCGAGGAGATGTACGGTTTCGACGTCCTTGAAGAGTATGACCTGTCGCAAGTCGGGCCTGCAGCTCTCGTTTCGCTGCTGAAAGAAGGCGAAGTCGATGCCATCTTTGACTTCGAAAGCTTCGTCTCAGAGGCCATTGTCGCCACTGACGGACATTACCTGCTTCAGGCCTATTCCGACTACGCTGACTTCACTGGCGGGTTTGCGCCCTGGATCACCAATATGGTGGCGCATGGAGATTGGCTGAAAGACAACCCGGAGCTGGCCTACGGCGTGCGTGATGCCTATGACGAAGCCGTCGTTCTGCTCGAAGAAACGAATTACGAAATCCTGCGCAAGCCCTATATCCGCGAAAAACTCGGGATCACCAGCGATGCTGTGCTTGATGTGCTGATCGAAAACGGTGCCAACCACGAGTATTTCACCACCGACTGGTCCGAGGACAAACGCGCAGCTGCGATGGATTTCCTTGAGAAGCTGGCGGAAGATGGCGAAGTGCTGACAAATGTGCCTGATGGCATGATGGTCACGCTCGAAGACTATGTCGGTCCGCGGCCGTAA
- a CDS encoding DASS family sodium-coupled anion symporter — translation MADNRTEAAPFQQGPQKGKKDTLLRRYGIFLALAVFLGLYLMPNPEGLAPQGQKALAIFCGALTLWVAGTIPIFLTSMIAIIALALTGTVGEKTAFGTLGFNVIWLMVSAFVLTSAMVKSDLARRFALWMVTRFGGTPTRTLAILVLINFVIVFFIPSTTARASLMVPICIILLEIYQAIPGKSNFGKLMMLLGVQADALATSGVLTGTAANMIAVQFIYDQAGGEIGYMDWLLAGMPMAMVSMFLTFLVGLRLFRFGDEINFGHGMSKLEEQHRNLGPISLDEKKAMGIFALTVTLWATADYQEIWFNGFSISIYVTAVIAAVLCLMPRIGLLEWKEANIKWDLMIFAAGAYAAGNALESTGGAEWMIGGLVYGLGIERMSPAAVYVVVIFLSMFSHMVFTSKTVRTTILIPSIIALAQTLGLNPVTLALAASFTLTYTITLPPHSKVNTLYFATGYFTVLEQLKYGIVTCLIGGGVISAAVFTWFKLLGYSL, via the coding sequence ATGGCCGACAACCGAACCGAAGCTGCCCCGTTTCAGCAGGGGCCGCAAAAAGGCAAAAAGGACACGCTGTTGCGTCGATACGGCATCTTTCTGGCCCTCGCCGTCTTCTTGGGGTTGTACCTGATGCCGAACCCTGAAGGACTGGCGCCGCAGGGACAGAAAGCGCTCGCCATCTTCTGCGGGGCTTTGACCCTCTGGGTTGCGGGAACGATCCCGATTTTCTTGACCTCGATGATTGCGATCATCGCTCTCGCACTGACCGGTACGGTGGGCGAAAAGACGGCCTTCGGGACGCTTGGTTTCAACGTCATTTGGCTTATGGTTTCAGCGTTCGTTCTGACCTCGGCGATGGTCAAATCGGATCTTGCCCGCCGTTTCGCGCTCTGGATGGTTACCAGATTTGGCGGGACACCGACGCGCACGCTGGCGATTTTGGTACTTATCAACTTCGTGATCGTGTTCTTTATCCCGTCGACGACCGCGCGGGCCAGCCTGATGGTCCCGATCTGTATTATCCTGCTTGAGATCTACCAGGCAATTCCCGGAAAAAGCAATTTTGGTAAGCTGATGATGCTGCTGGGCGTTCAGGCCGACGCGCTGGCAACCTCTGGTGTGTTGACGGGCACTGCGGCGAACATGATCGCAGTGCAGTTCATCTATGATCAGGCCGGTGGTGAGATCGGTTACATGGACTGGCTGCTTGCCGGTATGCCGATGGCCATGGTGTCGATGTTCCTCACCTTCTTGGTCGGACTGCGCCTGTTTCGGTTTGGCGATGAGATCAATTTCGGTCATGGCATGTCGAAACTTGAAGAACAGCACCGCAACCTCGGGCCGATTTCGCTGGACGAAAAAAAGGCGATGGGGATTTTTGCGCTTACTGTGACGCTCTGGGCAACAGCCGATTATCAGGAAATCTGGTTTAACGGTTTCTCGATTTCGATTTATGTGACGGCTGTCATTGCGGCTGTACTCTGCCTGATGCCTCGGATCGGCCTTTTGGAATGGAAAGAGGCCAATATTAAGTGGGATCTGATGATCTTTGCTGCCGGGGCCTATGCTGCAGGGAATGCATTGGAATCGACCGGTGGGGCTGAATGGATGATCGGCGGTCTCGTCTACGGCCTCGGTATCGAACGTATGAGCCCTGCGGCTGTTTACGTCGTTGTAATCTTCCTCAGCATGTTCAGCCACATGGTCTTCACCTCGAAAACGGTGCGGACGACCATTTTGATCCCGTCGATCATCGCTCTGGCGCAGACGCTGGGATTGAATCCTGTGACGCTTGCGCTCGCGGCCTCTTTCACGCTGACTTACACGATTACCCTGCCGCCGCATTCCAAGGTCAACACGCTCTATTTCGCGACCGGATATTTCACCGTCTTGGAACAGTTGAAATACGGGATTGTCACCTGCCTGATCGGCGGTGGGGTCATCTCAGCCGCGGTGTTCACCTGGTTCAAACTGCTGGGCTACAGCCTCTAA
- the lipB gene encoding lipoyl(octanoyl) transferase LipB: MTRRGALKQDRNKRKEGSLMVEWRISEGLTDYETAASEMEARAEAIAAGEAEELIWLLEHPPLYTAGSSAKREDLVDPDRFPVYETRRGGQYTYHGPGQRVAYAMLDLNKRGKDVRKFVADMEAWVIAALDRFNVKGEIREGRVGVWVVREDKPLTITGAMAEDKIAAIGLRIRKWVSFHGLSINVDPDLSHFEGIVPCGIRDHGVTSLVDLGLPVTMEDVDVALKDAFSEVFGDT; this comes from the coding sequence CTGACGCGGCGCGGCGCGCTAAAGCAAGACCGAAACAAGCGCAAAGAGGGCAGTCTCATGGTGGAATGGCGGATTTCCGAAGGTCTGACAGATTACGAGACGGCAGCCTCAGAAATGGAAGCGCGGGCCGAGGCGATTGCCGCTGGTGAGGCCGAAGAACTGATCTGGTTGCTCGAACACCCCCCGCTTTACACCGCAGGCTCATCTGCGAAACGCGAAGATCTGGTCGATCCTGACCGTTTTCCGGTCTACGAAACCCGGCGCGGCGGGCAATATACCTACCACGGGCCGGGGCAGCGCGTGGCCTATGCCATGCTGGATCTGAACAAACGCGGCAAGGACGTGCGCAAATTCGTCGCTGATATGGAGGCCTGGGTCATCGCCGCGCTGGATCGTTTCAATGTCAAAGGCGAGATTCGCGAAGGCCGCGTGGGGGTCTGGGTGGTGCGCGAGGACAAACCGCTGACGATCACCGGGGCCATGGCCGAAGACAAGATCGCCGCCATCGGCCTGCGCATCCGCAAATGGGTGTCCTTTCACGGTCTGTCGATCAACGTGGATCCGGATCTATCCCATTTTGAAGGCATCGTGCCGTGCGGCATCCGAGATCACGGCGTGACTTCGCTCGTTGATCTGGGGCTGCCGGTGACCATGGAAGACGTGGATGTGGCGCTGAAAGATGCGTTTTCCGAGGTCTTTGGCGACACATAG
- a CDS encoding FAD-dependent monooxygenase, with product MKIGIIGGGIGGTAAAYALLSKGHDVTIFEQAPAFGEVGAGVQMTPNAVKAIKGLGLYETFLESGFFPKAIVGRNWQTARENFRIDLGAEFQTHYDAPYIHIHRADLLDLFATQLPPECCRFGVKCTGVELTETGARALFDDGSTFEADLIVGADGVRSAVRGSLFGTGDLRWTGHQCYRALVPTGGVVDYVNPDSTFWMGPNAHVVTYYVKGGEMVNIVAVTEASEWVEESWSTRASHEDMLADFEGWHPDLAELFSKVDEVYNWGLFDRDPMESWTKGAVTLLGDACHPMLPFLSQGAAMAIEDGYILGEALGLHPDNLSKALAAYEAERRPRTSKVQLEARERGRTYHLPTEEEMAARDAEYARRAKEDPRTTGINTDWVYDYDPRSFSARMHELAE from the coding sequence ATGAAGATCGGTATTATCGGCGGTGGCATTGGTGGCACCGCAGCGGCTTATGCTTTGCTGTCGAAAGGTCATGACGTCACCATTTTCGAACAGGCTCCGGCCTTCGGTGAAGTGGGCGCCGGGGTGCAGATGACCCCCAATGCTGTGAAAGCGATCAAGGGGCTTGGGCTCTATGAAACCTTCCTTGAGAGCGGCTTTTTTCCGAAGGCCATTGTCGGGCGCAACTGGCAAACTGCTCGGGAGAATTTCCGCATTGACCTCGGGGCAGAGTTCCAGACCCATTACGATGCGCCCTATATTCACATCCACCGCGCGGATCTGCTCGATTTATTTGCCACGCAATTGCCGCCGGAATGCTGTCGCTTTGGTGTCAAATGCACAGGGGTTGAATTGACCGAGACAGGCGCGCGGGCGTTGTTCGATGATGGCAGCACGTTTGAGGCAGATCTGATCGTTGGCGCCGATGGGGTGCGTTCTGCCGTGCGCGGATCGCTGTTTGGCACGGGGGACCTGCGCTGGACCGGGCATCAATGCTATCGCGCCCTCGTGCCCACGGGCGGTGTGGTGGATTACGTTAACCCCGACAGCACCTTCTGGATGGGGCCAAACGCCCATGTGGTGACCTATTATGTCAAGGGTGGCGAGATGGTGAACATCGTCGCCGTGACCGAGGCCTCAGAGTGGGTCGAGGAAAGCTGGAGCACGCGGGCCTCCCATGAGGATATGCTCGCTGATTTTGAGGGCTGGCACCCGGACCTGGCAGAGCTGTTTTCGAAAGTGGATGAGGTCTACAACTGGGGTCTTTTCGACCGCGATCCGATGGAAAGCTGGACAAAAGGGGCCGTCACATTGCTGGGTGACGCCTGCCATCCGATGCTGCCATTCTTGTCGCAGGGCGCGGCGATGGCCATCGAGGACGGATATATCCTGGGCGAAGCACTTGGGCTTCATCCAGATAATTTGTCAAAGGCCCTTGCGGCATATGAGGCCGAGCGGCGTCCGCGGACCTCGAAGGTTCAGCTCGAAGCCCGCGAACGTGGCCGGACCTATCATCTGCCGACAGAGGAGGAGATGGCCGCACGTGACGCGGAATATGCCCGCCGCGCCAAGGAGGATCCACGCACCACGGGGATCAATACGGATTGGGTATATGACTACGACCCAAGGAGTTTCTCCGCCCGGATGCATGAACTTGCCGAGTAA
- a CDS encoding TetR/AcrR family transcriptional regulator yields the protein MAHIKQKRVGRPEGQRNLADKILDKAEILFAEQGYSGTTLRQVADAADVTSAMTAYYFKNKENLFREVFTRRGLNIAKQRMERLDILQKAGNLSLEALVRAFLQPSSDLRHTDQGRAFLRLHGRLHMEPEPLSFSLRREVYDASTRAYVEALVALLPEQPEKLIYQKMSLMVGAYLYAFSDTNRLKELAMSEDATDDLLETTVAFSVGGFLAT from the coding sequence ATGGCACACATAAAACAAAAGCGCGTTGGACGCCCGGAAGGCCAGAGAAATCTGGCCGACAAAATCCTCGACAAGGCAGAGATTCTGTTCGCTGAACAGGGCTATTCCGGCACGACACTGCGCCAGGTTGCTGACGCCGCCGACGTCACCTCCGCGATGACGGCCTATTATTTCAAGAACAAGGAAAACCTGTTTCGCGAAGTCTTCACACGTCGTGGGCTCAATATTGCAAAGCAGCGGATGGAACGGCTGGACATACTGCAGAAAGCGGGCAACCTGTCCCTAGAGGCACTTGTGCGCGCCTTTCTTCAGCCCTCTTCCGATCTGCGTCACACCGATCAAGGACGTGCATTTTTACGGCTGCATGGACGGCTGCACATGGAGCCTGAGCCCCTGTCTTTCTCATTGCGCCGAGAGGTATATGATGCCTCGACCCGCGCCTATGTAGAAGCGCTCGTGGCCTTGCTTCCTGAACAACCGGAAAAACTGATCTACCAGAAGATGTCTCTGATGGTCGGCGCGTATCTCTATGCGTTCTCTGACACGAACCGGCTCAAGGAACTGGCCATGTCGGAGGATGCAACCGATGATCTTTTGGAAACGACGGTCGCCTTTTCGGTGGGTGGATTTCTGGCAACCTGA
- a CDS encoding amidase family protein produces the protein MLNATIDPSGALVEQLDLAPLRNGPLDGLRFTVKDNIDIAGHKTSYGSPAWRDAHPTPVHNALCVDQLLAAGARCVGKAVADEFTYSLDGESFYFGTPRNAQAPDRVPGGSSSGSAASVANGLADFSLCTDAGGSIRVPASLCGLWGMRPSLHRISEAGVLPFQPSVSTVGVLADRFEMLDAAMRVLLNGPASPTPSPTRIFVLQDALEIADAAVRDAVAGALDRITEHTGIVAEPVRFSEIVGEASELKVCNLNGLRDLQTAEFQSTVGNWIEACRPELGFTFAMAYGNVQKFDRIAALDNMARCESLFRQINAFFTPETVICFPTTPKIAPRKGTLNTLEAVMDFYDPTMTITAFSGVARLPELSAPLMTVDDCPVGLSFVAGHYQDEFLLNALREMLG, from the coding sequence ATGCTTAACGCCACAATCGACCCGTCTGGAGCACTAGTCGAGCAACTTGACCTCGCACCACTACGTAATGGCCCGCTGGATGGGCTTCGGTTTACGGTGAAAGATAACATCGACATCGCGGGACATAAGACGTCCTACGGAAGCCCTGCTTGGCGGGACGCACACCCAACTCCGGTTCACAACGCCCTTTGTGTCGATCAACTGCTTGCCGCTGGCGCACGGTGTGTGGGTAAGGCCGTGGCGGATGAGTTCACGTATAGCCTCGACGGAGAAAGCTTCTATTTTGGTACCCCCCGCAACGCGCAAGCTCCAGATCGCGTTCCCGGCGGATCGTCCAGCGGCTCTGCTGCGTCTGTCGCCAATGGTCTTGCGGATTTTTCGCTTTGCACGGACGCGGGAGGTTCTATCCGTGTTCCAGCAAGCCTTTGCGGTCTTTGGGGGATGCGTCCCTCCCTTCATCGGATTTCCGAGGCTGGTGTTTTGCCGTTCCAGCCAAGTGTCAGTACCGTAGGCGTGCTGGCGGATCGGTTTGAGATGCTCGATGCGGCGATGCGCGTCTTGCTGAACGGCCCCGCTTCGCCAACGCCGTCCCCGACGCGCATCTTCGTTTTGCAAGACGCGTTGGAGATCGCGGATGCCGCCGTTCGCGATGCAGTTGCCGGCGCATTGGATCGAATAACAGAACACACCGGCATTGTGGCCGAGCCGGTAAGGTTTTCCGAAATCGTCGGGGAGGCGTCCGAGTTGAAGGTCTGCAACCTGAATGGATTACGTGATCTGCAGACTGCCGAATTTCAGAGCACGGTCGGCAACTGGATCGAAGCTTGTAGGCCCGAACTCGGCTTCACGTTCGCGATGGCCTACGGAAATGTCCAGAAGTTCGACCGCATCGCGGCGCTGGACAATATGGCGAGGTGTGAAAGCCTCTTCCGGCAGATCAATGCCTTCTTCACCCCGGAAACGGTGATCTGTTTCCCTACGACGCCGAAAATCGCTCCCCGGAAGGGCACCCTGAACACGCTCGAAGCGGTGATGGATTTCTATGATCCGACGATGACCATCACCGCGTTTTCCGGCGTGGCACGCTTGCCGGAACTCTCCGCACCGTTGATGACAGTGGATGATTGTCCGGTCGGTCTGTCCTTCGTCGCGGGTCACTATCAGGACGAGTTTCTATTGAACGCGTTGCGAGAAATGCTCGGCTGA
- a CDS encoding ABC transporter permease subunit: protein MPDLPLSNPIAFVRKRDWIAMVPARVLSGAIALISILLIWYVMSIAFRPWVPTIDATLMAMGRALQNPNFWDDFFLTLGRVLASFVAASIVGAILGLVIGLNEKAEAFFQPILALALAVPDPVYIIFAILAVGTGEMAGFLALTIAVAPFVTNIVRSNVHARDKSLDEMAQIYHLPRNVRLRAVLIPQLMPALLTAMRFSFALSWKLVVVVEAIGQPDGIGASIFNSFRLLRMREVAAVAIIFIIAMQILERGVLGRVEKKLLRWRD, encoded by the coding sequence TTGCCTGATTTGCCTCTCTCCAACCCCATCGCGTTTGTGCGCAAGCGGGACTGGATCGCGATGGTTCCCGCGCGTGTCCTCAGTGGCGCAATTGCCCTGATCTCCATTCTTCTGATCTGGTATGTCATGTCGATTGCCTTCCGGCCCTGGGTGCCGACGATCGACGCCACGCTCATGGCTATGGGGCGCGCGTTGCAGAACCCGAATTTCTGGGATGATTTCTTTCTTACTCTCGGACGCGTTCTGGCCTCATTTGTCGCCGCCTCGATTGTCGGTGCCATTCTCGGACTGGTGATCGGGCTCAATGAAAAGGCCGAAGCGTTTTTCCAACCGATTCTGGCGCTCGCTCTGGCGGTGCCGGACCCTGTTTACATCATCTTCGCCATTCTGGCCGTCGGCACCGGAGAGATGGCAGGATTTCTCGCGCTCACCATCGCTGTTGCCCCTTTTGTCACCAATATCGTGCGTTCTAATGTACATGCGCGAGACAAGAGCCTCGACGAGATGGCGCAGATCTATCATCTGCCGCGCAATGTCCGGCTGCGGGCGGTTCTGATCCCGCAACTCATGCCTGCGCTTTTGACCGCGATGCGCTTTTCCTTCGCCTTGTCTTGGAAACTCGTCGTTGTGGTCGAAGCCATCGGCCAGCCCGACGGAATTGGCGCCTCGATTTTCAACAGCTTCCGCTTGTTGCGTATGCGCGAAGTGGCCGCAGTGGCGATCATCTTCATCATCGCAATGCAGATTTTGGAACGCGGCGTTCTGGGTCGGGTTGAGAAGAAACTCTTGCGCTGGCGCGATTGA
- a CDS encoding ABC transporter ATP-binding protein: MTQEIRPSVLKAVNLGVSYGQSEAVAQLDFDIKRGEFVAILGPSGCGKSSMLNVISGLRAPSKGRVLVEENELFTAQSKPPRLGYVFQSHRLLPWRTVRQNLEIALAASQVPRNTWAARIDEILSILHISQFKDAWPMRLSGGQRQRVSIARALLVDPSYILMDEPLSTLDEVTARSLRQELTGICQRTNATVVFVTHSIREAVYLADRILILTKGPARVFEDYKVPLERPRDYDDARIAEVEADIIRRVQAPWGLTVREEISVA; the protein is encoded by the coding sequence ATGACCCAAGAAATCCGCCCCTCGGTGCTTAAGGCCGTCAATCTTGGCGTGTCCTATGGACAAAGCGAAGCTGTCGCTCAGCTTGACTTCGACATCAAACGCGGTGAATTCGTCGCCATTCTCGGCCCGTCCGGCTGTGGAAAATCTTCTATGCTGAATGTTATTTCCGGCCTGCGTGCACCCTCGAAGGGACGTGTGCTGGTAGAAGAAAACGAATTGTTCACCGCACAATCCAAGCCACCACGCCTTGGCTATGTGTTTCAATCGCACAGACTTTTGCCCTGGCGCACTGTGCGTCAGAACCTCGAGATCGCGCTGGCCGCGTCTCAGGTGCCGCGCAATACATGGGCGGCGCGGATCGACGAGATCCTCTCGATCCTGCACATTTCTCAGTTCAAGGATGCCTGGCCAATGCGCCTTTCAGGCGGTCAGCGCCAGCGCGTCTCCATCGCCCGTGCTCTTTTGGTGGATCCGTCTTACATCCTGATGGACGAGCCGCTTTCCACACTCGACGAGGTGACGGCACGCTCGCTGCGTCAGGAGTTAACCGGGATTTGTCAGCGCACGAACGCCACCGTCGTTTTCGTGACGCACTCCATTCGCGAGGCTGTGTATCTCGCAGATCGCATCCTAATCCTGACCAAGGGCCCGGCGCGGGTTTTCGAGGATTACAAGGTCCCGCTTGAACGCCCGCGCGATTATGACGATGCCCGCATCGCAGAGGTCGAAGCCGACATCATTCGTCGGGTGCAGGCTCCTTGGGGGCTCACAGTGCGAGAGGAGATTTCCGTTGCCTGA
- a CDS encoding LysR family transcriptional regulator — protein sequence MNITQLETFLTLSDCLNVTETAARMNITQPAVSARIRGLEESLDVILFDRIGKRMHLTANGALFLDYARKAVGAMKDAGEHLRQMDDPFSGTIRFGASNFIGIYLIPAFLGQYRRDAPNLEFELEIASSTQLLTHLDMAKLEFLILSDHLPLDAQHYQCQHVCEDEMVLVVPPGHWLTKVKIATFDDLSRDVFLMKSPPSSTRSFLLTQLQGDESCLGRVMHISSTEAIKQGVLHGLGISVLSRFVVAQELADGRLIEIPFEPSPFRRGIRVVSLRDKLLTPAATTFIQRLTDSRNWVNMPA from the coding sequence ATGAACATCACGCAACTCGAAACCTTTCTGACACTTTCCGACTGCCTGAACGTGACCGAGACAGCTGCACGGATGAACATCACTCAGCCCGCCGTCAGCGCCCGGATCCGCGGACTGGAAGAAAGCCTTGATGTCATCCTGTTCGACCGGATCGGGAAACGCATGCATCTGACTGCAAATGGCGCACTGTTTCTCGACTACGCGCGCAAGGCAGTGGGGGCCATGAAAGACGCTGGAGAGCATCTGCGGCAAATGGACGATCCGTTTTCCGGCACAATCCGATTTGGGGCGTCGAATTTCATTGGCATCTACCTGATCCCAGCATTTCTGGGACAGTATCGCCGGGATGCACCAAATCTTGAATTCGAACTCGAAATCGCGAGCTCCACCCAATTGCTCACCCATCTTGATATGGCGAAACTCGAGTTCCTCATTCTTTCCGACCATCTCCCGCTGGACGCACAGCACTATCAGTGCCAGCACGTTTGCGAGGACGAAATGGTTCTGGTTGTCCCGCCGGGGCATTGGCTGACAAAAGTGAAGATTGCGACCTTTGATGATCTGTCACGGGACGTTTTCCTGATGAAATCACCGCCCTCCTCCACGCGCAGCTTTCTGCTCACACAGTTACAAGGCGACGAAAGCTGTCTGGGTAGGGTGATGCATATTTCGTCGACCGAGGCGATCAAACAGGGGGTGCTTCACGGCTTGGGAATATCAGTATTGTCGCGCTTCGTGGTGGCCCAGGAACTGGCTGACGGACGATTGATCGAGATCCCATTCGAACCCTCTCCTTTTCGACGCGGAATTCGAGTGGTCAGCCTGCGCGACAAGCTGCTGACCCCCGCAGCCACGACATTCATCCAGCGTCTTACTGACAGCAGGAACTGGGTGAATATGCCAGCCTAG
- a CDS encoding alpha/beta hydrolase translates to MRAEWLHTCHWGAIRTAYDGFHTDDIHADIPKLTVPTRLVIAGGAPVIQDEDEAELKALLPSMEVRTVEGAGHMIPWDDLEGFLDAVMDFAV, encoded by the coding sequence TTGCGGGCCGAATGGTTGCACACCTGCCACTGGGGCGCGATCCGCACCGCTTATGACGGGTTTCACACCGACGACATCCACGCAGATATTCCGAAACTCACTGTGCCGACCCGGCTGGTGATCGCGGGTGGGGCGCCGGTCATTCAGGACGAAGACGAAGCTGAACTGAAGGCGCTTTTGCCCTCCATGGAGGTCCGCACGGTGGAAGGTGCTGGGCACATGATTCCATGGGATGACCTTGAGGGCTTTCTGGACGCTGTCATGGATTTCGCGGTCTAA
- a CDS encoding histidine phosphatase family protein, whose amino-acid sequence MRLILLRHGETLWNTEKRLQGHDNSPLSPRGIEQARAIVPRLRSLAPARVVTSDLGRVRQTAEIVGYADAPSDEELRELNMGEWTGLRKDVLIAEQGDLYTAWRAGQYTPEGGETWDDFVSRITSALTDWLYSGQGDLLAIVHSGVVRVACFGFLGLKPAHLLPVTPGHLTIFDFEDVRDAAPPRLEAYNLGEFAPDTDVAD is encoded by the coding sequence ATGAGACTGATCCTTTTGCGACATGGAGAAACCCTCTGGAACACCGAAAAGCGACTGCAGGGACATGACAATTCACCCCTGTCGCCACGTGGCATTGAACAGGCGCGCGCCATCGTTCCCCGCCTGCGATCTCTCGCGCCGGCGCGGGTCGTGACCTCGGATCTCGGGCGTGTGCGCCAGACGGCTGAAATCGTAGGATATGCAGACGCACCATCAGACGAAGAGCTGCGCGAGTTGAACATGGGGGAATGGACCGGATTGCGCAAAGATGTGCTGATTGCCGAACAGGGGGACCTTTACACAGCTTGGCGTGCAGGCCAGTACACCCCTGAGGGCGGCGAGACGTGGGACGACTTCGTCTCACGTATCACCTCTGCCCTGACAGACTGGCTTTATTCTGGTCAGGGGGATTTGCTGGCGATTGTCCACAGTGGTGTTGTGAGGGTTGCCTGTTTCGGGTTCCTGGGGCTCAAGCCTGCGCATCTGTTGCCCGTGACGCCCGGCCACCTGACTATTTTCGACTTTGAAGATGTGCGGGATGCCGCTCCTCCCCGTCTCGAGGCCTACAACCTTGGTGAGTTCGCACCAGATACAGACGTCGCCGATTAG